Proteins co-encoded in one Syntrophales bacterium genomic window:
- a CDS encoding HAD-IA family hydrolase, whose amino-acid sequence MSPLELSIAGGPFLPRLQLSRKTGSSDGYFSSTKTLLAELKKPSIKTEIITRDCRAAVLQVFPDIELYADATLTREDSQNVKPHPGHLQKALGILGVSEKEAAMIGDHPTDIMTARQAGSCAVGVLTGSADEKSLRATGADLILANAFAILGHI is encoded by the coding sequence ATGTCGCCACTGGAGTTGTCTATTGCTGGCGGCCCTTTTCTACCGCGACTGCAATTATCTCGCAAGACGGGTTCGTCGGACGGTTACTTTTCAAGCACAAAAACACTCCTTGCCGAATTAAAGAAACCTTCAATAAAAACGGAAATTATTACGAGGGATTGCCGGGCCGCGGTGCTGCAAGTTTTCCCCGATATCGAACTGTATGCCGATGCCACGCTTACCCGCGAAGATTCGCAAAATGTCAAACCCCATCCGGGCCATTTGCAAAAAGCGCTTGGCATCCTGGGAGTCTCGGAAAAGGAGGCGGCAATGATCGGCGATCATCCTACAGATATCATGACCGCCAGGCAGGCGGGAAGCTGCGCGGTCGGGGTCTTGACAGGAAGCGCCGACGAGAAAAGTCTGCGTGCAACCGGCGCCGACCTGATTCTCGCCAATGCGTTTGCAATCCTCGGACATATTTAG
- the rsgA gene encoding ribosome small subunit-dependent GTPase A: protein MMKLIDLGFDPWFSAHVDDVCQEDQGIARVSAVDRNSYMIRNELREIPAELAGKFYFHVESPDKLPCVGDWVTVRYHNDGASAIIHEVFPRRTFLRRKRAGVEVDYQMIAANIDIAFIVQSCHFDFNLPRMNRYLVMAADGHVEPIVILAKTDLISPDELQQKLAAIRQAGITTRVIALSNITGSGFDEFQQVLMSGRTYCLLGSSGVGKSTLINHLIGRDALDTKAVSGTGEGTHTTSRRQLIVLDKGMMFIDTPGMRELGLLGASDGVNKGFEDIIELSLACRYADCSHTQESDCAVLTAITSGELSEERYSSYLKLRKESEHYEMSYLDKRKKDRAFGRFVKTAKKNMKK, encoded by the coding sequence ATGATGAAATTGATTGATCTCGGTTTTGATCCCTGGTTTTCCGCACATGTCGATGACGTGTGTCAAGAGGATCAAGGCATTGCGCGTGTGTCGGCAGTTGACCGCAACTCGTACATGATCAGGAATGAGCTCAGAGAGATTCCCGCTGAACTTGCCGGGAAGTTCTATTTCCATGTCGAGTCCCCGGATAAACTGCCCTGTGTCGGCGATTGGGTCACCGTGCGGTATCACAATGATGGCGCCTCGGCAATCATCCATGAAGTCTTTCCCCGAAGGACGTTTTTACGCCGCAAACGTGCCGGCGTAGAAGTGGACTACCAGATGATTGCAGCCAACATTGACATTGCTTTCATTGTCCAGTCCTGTCACTTTGACTTTAATCTACCGAGAATGAATAGGTATTTAGTTATGGCAGCTGACGGTCATGTTGAGCCGATTGTCATTCTTGCCAAGACGGACTTGATATCGCCCGATGAGCTGCAGCAGAAGCTGGCTGCTATCAGACAGGCCGGCATCACGACCAGGGTTATTGCACTTAGCAACATAACTGGTTCCGGATTTGACGAATTCCAGCAGGTATTAATGTCGGGGCGAACATATTGCCTGCTCGGGTCATCGGGAGTCGGCAAGTCTACACTGATCAACCATCTGATTGGACGGGATGCTCTTGATACAAAAGCTGTCAGTGGAACAGGAGAAGGTACACACACAACATCGCGTCGGCAACTCATTGTTCTTGATAAAGGCATGATGTTTATTGATACACCTGGAATGAGAGAACTAGGCCTTCTGGGCGCCAGTGACGGGGTAAACAAAGGATTTGAAGATATTATTGAGCTTTCCCTGGCATGTCGCTATGCCGATTGCAGCCATACTCAGGAATCAGACTGTGCAGTTCTTACGGCAATTACCAGCGGCGAGTTGAGTGAAGAGCGCTATTCCAGTTATTTAAAACTCAGGAAAGAGTCAGAGCACTATGAGATGTCATACTTGGACAAACGTAAAAAGGACAGGGCATTCGGACGCTTCGTTAAGACAGCGAAGAAGAATATGAAAAAATAA
- a CDS encoding Fic family protein, which translates to MQNYEHIPFQKNWRLDEETIFRLGQSESIIQAISSAPIKPEYRKQLLSVSLRKGARATTAIEGNTLSEEEVARIDAGEKLPPSKEYLQIEVKNVITVLNQIRAEVIAENKAFVLSCELIERFNYCVGKDLGEHFQGIPGKFRAAGHNVVVGAYRPPPGTDAAPLMIRFCEWMKETFRYEEGTQSFSDQIFQAIVAHAYIAMIHPFGDGNGRTARLIEFYILLRAGLPDIASHILSNHYNETRQEYYRQLDRCVRERDLSWFIHYAVLGFRDGLRNVLEVVQKNLLETTWHKLIYDVLDSKKATGKTRAIVKRRRTLALQFPVDKWQTTEELIDGSGILAREYTRLSVTTLMRDLAELEKLELIVKEKDKYKGNIDIMRGYMPLRKKK; encoded by the coding sequence ATGCAAAACTATGAACATATTCCCTTCCAGAAAAACTGGCGTCTTGACGAGGAGACAATCTTCCGGCTGGGACAGAGCGAATCGATCATTCAGGCGATCTCGTCCGCACCGATCAAGCCGGAGTATCGCAAACAGTTGCTCTCGGTCTCCCTGCGGAAAGGCGCCCGAGCGACTACGGCAATCGAAGGAAACACCCTCTCGGAAGAGGAGGTGGCCCGCATCGACGCCGGGGAAAAGCTCCCCCCCAGCAAGGAGTACCTGCAGATCGAGGTTAAGAACGTCATCACCGTCCTCAACCAGATTCGCGCCGAGGTGATCGCGGAAAACAAGGCCTTCGTCCTGTCTTGCGAGTTGATCGAGCGATTCAACTATTGCGTGGGCAAGGACCTGGGGGAACACTTTCAGGGCATTCCCGGCAAGTTCAGGGCTGCGGGGCACAATGTCGTCGTGGGGGCATACCGGCCGCCGCCTGGCACCGACGCGGCCCCCCTGATGATCCGCTTTTGCGAATGGATGAAAGAGACGTTCCGCTACGAGGAGGGCACGCAGTCCTTTTCCGATCAGATTTTCCAGGCGATCGTGGCTCATGCATACATAGCCATGATTCACCCCTTTGGGGACGGCAACGGCCGCACAGCCCGGCTGATTGAATTCTATATTCTCCTGCGGGCCGGCCTGCCGGATATTGCCTCGCACATCCTGTCGAACCATTACAACGAAACCCGACAGGAATACTACCGGCAGCTCGATCGCTGCGTCCGGGAGCGGGATCTGTCCTGGTTCATCCATTACGCCGTCCTCGGATTCCGGGACGGCTTGAGAAACGTCCTGGAGGTGGTGCAGAAGAACTTGCTGGAGACGACCTGGCACAAGCTCATCTATGACGTCCTCGACAGCAAGAAGGCCACGGGTAAAACGCGCGCCATCGTGAAGCGGCGCAGGACCCTGGCCCTGCAATTTCCCGTGGACAAGTGGCAAACGACCGAAGAACTCATCGACGGCTCCGGCATACTGGCCAGGGAATATACCCGCCTCTCTGTGACGACGCTCATGCGGGACCTTGCGGAGCTGGAAAAACTGGAACTGATCGTCAAAGAGAAGGACAAATACAAGGGGAACATCGACATCATGCGCGGCTACATGCCGCTGAGGAAGAAGAAATAA
- a CDS encoding DEAD/DEAH box helicase family protein yields MDKYAAYIKNRLSLRPPQTESLEILGGLADRLTLRKNSDLGAAQEQVCTYDAERAMEKGTAAVFTEFERTFPCVCFALATGVGKTRLMGAFIAWLNQAKGIKNFFVLAPNLTIYNKLIDDFSNSRSPKYVFPGIGDFVHRPPGIITGDNYTSRGTLPLFDESININVFNISKINAETKGGKQPRIKRLSEYIGQSYFEQLANLDDLVILMDESHHYRAERGMQVINELNPVLGIELTATPKTETGGTKLFKNVVYQYGLGMAMEDGFVKEPAVATRKNFDPSGYGREELDRIKLEDGIRIHEDTKVALEIYARNEKCKAVKPFVLVVTKDTEHASQVKALIQSLFEGRYADKVMEIHSNQRGEEKEENIQQLLTLENPENKIEIVIHVNMLKEGWDVTNLYTIIPLRASASETLTEQTIGRGLRLPYGKRTGDDKVDKLTIIAHDNFQRIIEEANKPGSIIKQKNIIEIDPAEYEGRKEVVVAKTTLEEKMEAEKTRIDAMPESTEKAAAGLTLEIRKTIFATLPQVNNRVKSAAELTTAEIKEIVVEKVKQTILADPQQNLFAAQIVEEIENAYNDTVSEFIRNIIEIPRIVIQPSDEVDSGFHDFELDAKNLNYAPVSEEILIHFLARRENSEQTLIGKYGIAADKPENMILNELISLPEVDYDTQSDLLYKLVGQAITKLKSYLTEEELVNVAKFHKKEIAGFIYAQMKPHFYCTTKSFEEPVVKPFTEIEGHNLTKIQTDSIHHYTDTITPTSAIPQKVFSGFKKSCHSLCRFDAKGEKDFAALLENDKEVVKWLRPAPKQFKIYWDLRTSRTYEPDFVVEIATAIYLVEIKADNQLEQPEVRAKARAALQYCKYASEHTRQNGGKPWKYLLIPHTEVLPNMSVAYLAEKREFVE; encoded by the coding sequence ATGGACAAGTACGCCGCGTACATCAAAAATCGCCTGAGTCTGCGCCCGCCCCAAACCGAGAGTCTGGAGATCCTGGGCGGCCTTGCGGATCGTCTGACGCTGCGGAAAAACTCCGATCTTGGTGCGGCGCAGGAGCAGGTCTGTACCTATGACGCGGAACGGGCGATGGAGAAAGGCACGGCTGCCGTTTTTACCGAGTTCGAGCGCACCTTTCCCTGCGTTTGCTTTGCCTTGGCGACGGGTGTGGGTAAAACGCGTCTCATGGGCGCCTTCATCGCCTGGCTCAACCAGGCCAAGGGGATCAAGAATTTCTTCGTTTTGGCCCCGAACCTGACTATCTACAACAAGTTGATCGATGATTTTTCCAATTCCCGCAGCCCCAAATACGTCTTTCCCGGTATCGGCGATTTTGTCCACCGGCCGCCGGGGATCATTACGGGCGACAACTACACGAGCAGGGGAACGCTTCCCCTCTTCGACGAATCCATCAATATCAACGTTTTTAACATTTCCAAGATCAACGCGGAAACAAAGGGCGGCAAACAGCCCCGGATCAAGCGGCTCTCCGAATATATCGGCCAATCCTACTTCGAACAATTGGCGAATCTGGACGACCTCGTGATTCTGATGGATGAATCGCACCACTACCGCGCCGAACGGGGCATGCAGGTCATCAACGAACTGAATCCGGTTCTGGGAATTGAATTGACGGCCACGCCCAAAACCGAAACAGGCGGCACGAAGCTGTTCAAAAACGTGGTTTATCAGTACGGCCTGGGCATGGCCATGGAAGACGGTTTTGTGAAGGAGCCCGCCGTGGCGACGCGGAAGAATTTCGACCCCTCCGGTTACGGCCGGGAAGAGCTGGATCGGATCAAGCTGGAGGACGGTATTCGCATCCATGAAGACACCAAGGTGGCCCTGGAGATTTACGCCCGCAATGAGAAATGCAAAGCCGTGAAGCCCTTTGTGCTGGTGGTGACTAAGGACACGGAGCACGCCTCCCAGGTCAAGGCCCTGATCCAGTCTTTATTTGAGGGACGCTACGCCGACAAGGTGATGGAGATCCACTCCAATCAGCGAGGGGAGGAAAAGGAAGAAAACATCCAGCAGCTTTTGACCCTGGAAAATCCGGAAAACAAGATCGAGATCGTCATCCATGTGAATATGCTGAAAGAAGGCTGGGATGTGACGAATCTCTATACCATAATCCCCCTGCGGGCTTCCGCTTCGGAGACGCTGACAGAGCAGACCATCGGGCGCGGCCTGCGCCTGCCCTACGGCAAGCGCACGGGCGACGACAAGGTGGACAAGCTGACCATCATTGCCCACGACAATTTCCAGCGCATCATCGAGGAAGCCAACAAGCCCGGCTCCATCATCAAGCAGAAGAACATCATCGAGATCGATCCGGCCGAATACGAAGGGCGCAAGGAGGTTGTTGTCGCCAAGACTACTTTGGAAGAGAAAATGGAGGCCGAAAAGACAAGAATAGACGCTATGCCGGAATCGACGGAAAAGGCGGCGGCAGGCTTGACGCTGGAGATCCGGAAAACCATTTTCGCAACCCTCCCCCAGGTGAACAATAGAGTGAAGAGCGCCGCCGAGCTCACAACGGCAGAAATTAAAGAAATCGTCGTCGAGAAGGTGAAGCAGACAATTCTGGCGGACCCGCAGCAAAATCTCTTTGCCGCCCAGATTGTCGAGGAGATCGAAAATGCCTATAACGATACCGTAAGTGAATTTATCCGCAATATCATTGAGATTCCGCGCATTGTCATCCAGCCGTCCGATGAAGTGGATTCGGGGTTCCATGATTTCGAACTCGATGCGAAGAATCTCAATTATGCGCCTGTATCGGAAGAAATCCTGATTCACTTTCTGGCGCGCCGGGAAAACAGCGAGCAGACCCTTATCGGCAAATACGGTATTGCCGCGGACAAGCCGGAAAATATGATTCTCAACGAACTGATCAGCCTGCCGGAGGTCGATTATGATACCCAGTCTGATCTGCTGTACAAGCTCGTGGGGCAGGCCATCACAAAACTGAAAAGCTATTTGACGGAAGAGGAACTCGTCAATGTGGCCAAATTCCATAAAAAGGAGATTGCAGGCTTCATCTACGCCCAGATGAAGCCCCATTTCTACTGCACGACCAAGTCTTTTGAAGAACCCGTCGTCAAGCCGTTTACGGAAATCGAAGGCCACAACCTGACCAAGATTCAGACGGACAGCATCCACCACTATACCGACACGATCACTCCGACTAGCGCCATTCCGCAGAAGGTCTTTTCCGGGTTCAAGAAGTCCTGCCATTCACTGTGCAGATTTGATGCGAAAGGGGAGAAGGATTTTGCCGCCCTTTTGGAAAACGACAAGGAAGTCGTCAAATGGCTGCGACCTGCGCCAAAACAATTCAAAATCTATTGGGACCTGCGGACCTCCCGCACCTATGAACCGGATTTCGTTGTGGAAATAGCCACAGCTATCTATCTTGTCGAGATCAAAGCCGATAACCAGTTGGAGCAGCCGGAGGTGCGGGCCAAGGCCAGGGCGGCGCTCCAGTATTGCAAATATGCCTCGGAACATACCCGGCAAAACGGTGGCAAGCCATGGAAATATCTGCTTATACCACACACTGAGGTGCTACCGAACATGAGCGTGGCCTATCTGGCCGAGAAACGGGAGTTTGTGGAGTAA
- a CDS encoding site-specific DNA-methyltransferase yields the protein MNSNQKLELTWIGKEKRPKLEPRILIEDPDRSYGDGHTENMLIFGDNLLALKALEQDFAGSVKCIFIDPPYNTGSAFAHYDDGLEHSLWLTMMRDRLEILRRLLAEDGSIWITIDDNEAHYLKVLCDEVFGRGNFVANCLWQKVYSERMDARGFSVSHDHIMVYQKTDQFIVNPISKNQNSAQFGYFDQEIGKYYRRRSLRKEGSESKRQDRPSMWYPIAAPDGSEIWPVKPDGTEGRWRWKKENVPVNQQLLEYIKKEARWEIYVKQYLEENPTRPPATFWPADEVGHNHEAKLEVRAFNREDIFDTPKPERLLERVLSLATNLGDLVLDSFAGSGTTGAVAHKMGRRWIMVELGEHCHTHILPRMKKVCDGTDQGGISQVFNWQGGGGFKYYDMAPSLLQKDRYDQWVINADYNAPMLAAAMAKHENFRYSPDEVHYWKQGQSSEKDFIFTTTVHLTPEHLDRIHEEMQLGESLLICCKSHFDGADGRFDSITVKKIPSMLLGKCEFGRDDYSLNIVDMPRSGDEPEFVPTGPPVMETGKEKKAKAGHSNQMSIFEGMEE from the coding sequence ATGAACAGTAACCAAAAACTCGAATTGACCTGGATCGGCAAGGAAAAGCGGCCGAAGCTGGAGCCGCGGATCTTGATTGAAGATCCGGATCGTTCCTATGGCGATGGTCATACGGAGAATATGCTGATCTTCGGGGATAATCTGCTGGCGCTGAAGGCGCTGGAGCAGGACTTTGCCGGGAGCGTCAAATGCATCTTCATTGATCCGCCGTATAACACGGGCAGCGCCTTTGCCCACTACGACGACGGTCTGGAGCATTCCCTCTGGCTGACGATGATGCGGGACCGACTGGAGATTTTGCGGCGGCTGCTGGCGGAGGATGGTTCAATCTGGATTACTATTGACGATAATGAGGCGCATTATCTGAAGGTGCTGTGTGATGAGGTGTTTGGACGGGGGAATTTTGTGGCCAATTGCCTATGGCAAAAGGTTTATAGCGAAAGAATGGACGCCCGAGGATTCAGTGTTTCCCATGATCATATAATGGTTTACCAAAAAACTGATCAATTTATTGTAAATCCAATTTCTAAAAATCAGAACTCGGCACAATTTGGTTACTTTGATCAGGAGATTGGTAAATATTACCGGCGAAGATCTCTTCGGAAAGAAGGCTCAGAATCGAAACGTCAAGATCGTCCTTCAATGTGGTATCCCATTGCCGCGCCAGATGGTTCGGAAATCTGGCCTGTAAAACCAGATGGAACCGAGGGCCGATGGAGATGGAAAAAAGAGAATGTTCCAGTGAATCAGCAACTTCTTGAATACATTAAAAAAGAAGCACGTTGGGAAATCTATGTAAAGCAATACCTTGAAGAAAATCCGACACGCCCTCCGGCAACATTTTGGCCGGCTGACGAGGTTGGACATAACCATGAAGCAAAATTGGAGGTAAGAGCATTCAATCGAGAAGACATTTTTGATACCCCAAAGCCCGAAAGGCTTCTTGAACGAGTGTTGTCCCTTGCCACCAATCTTGGCGACCTCGTCCTCGACTCCTTCGCCGGTTCCGGCACTACCGGCGCGGTAGCCCACAAGATGGGGCGACGGTGGATCATGGTCGAATTGGGCGAGCATTGTCATACCCACATTCTCCCACGGATGAAGAAGGTCTGCGACGGGACCGATCAGGGTGGCATCTCCCAGGTCTTCAACTGGCAGGGCGGCGGCGGTTTTAAGTATTACGACATGGCCCCGAGCCTGCTGCAGAAAGACCGCTACGACCAGTGGGTCATCAATGCCGACTACAATGCCCCTATGCTGGCCGCTGCCATGGCGAAGCATGAAAACTTCCGTTACAGCCCCGATGAGGTTCATTACTGGAAACAGGGGCAATCGTCGGAGAAGGACTTTATCTTCACCACCACGGTGCATCTGACGCCGGAACATCTCGACAGAATCCATGAGGAAATGCAGCTCGGCGAAAGCCTGCTGATCTGCTGCAAGTCCCACTTTGACGGGGCCGACGGCAGATTTGACAGCATTACGGTCAAGAAGATTCCCTCTATGCTGCTGGGCAAGTGTGAATTCGGCCGGGACGATTACAGCCTGAACATCGTGGATATGCCGCGCAGCGGTGATGAACCGGAGTTTGTACCTACCGGTCCGCCGGTAATGGAAACTGGGAAAGAAAAGAAGGCAAAGGCCGGGCATTCCAATCAAATGAGTATCTTTGAAGGCATGGAGGAATGA
- a CDS encoding phage Gp37/Gp68 family protein — protein sequence MAAKSAIEWTGSTWNPVTGCTKISPGCQHCYAERMAKRLQAMGQKNYINGFNLTLHPHVLELPLTWKKPQTIFVNSMSDLFLQDIPTDFIKQVFDVMQKAPWHTFQVLTKRADRLAELSQELPWTSNIWMGISVENSDYTYRADLLRITGAHVKFLSIEPLLGSLSGLSLEGIDWVIVGGESGPGARAMKEEWVIEIKEQCLRANVPFFFKQWGGFHKKKAGKELQGRTWEQMPRQYQNMVPVALA from the coding sequence ATGGCAGCCAAATCCGCAATTGAATGGACCGGATCAACCTGGAACCCGGTGACCGGTTGCACAAAAATCAGCCCCGGATGTCAGCATTGCTATGCCGAACGCATGGCAAAACGTCTACAGGCCATGGGACAGAAAAACTATATCAATGGCTTTAACTTAACGCTTCACCCTCATGTTTTGGAACTGCCCCTGACATGGAAGAAGCCTCAGACCATCTTTGTCAATTCCATGAGCGACCTCTTTCTGCAGGATATTCCGACGGACTTCATCAAGCAGGTATTCGATGTCATGCAAAAAGCGCCTTGGCACACTTTTCAGGTACTCACAAAACGGGCAGACCGTCTTGCAGAATTGAGCCAAGAGTTGCCGTGGACCAGTAATATCTGGATGGGAATAAGTGTTGAAAACAGCGACTATACCTACCGGGCAGACCTTCTGCGGATAACAGGAGCCCATGTGAAATTCCTTTCGATTGAACCGCTATTGGGATCGCTTTCCGGCCTCAGTCTGGAGGGGATCGACTGGGTCATCGTCGGCGGAGAGTCCGGTCCCGGTGCCCGGGCAATGAAAGAAGAATGGGTCATCGAAATTAAGGAACAGTGTTTAAGAGCAAACGTTCCTTTTTTCTTCAAGCAATGGGGTGGATTTCACAAAAAGAAAGCGGGGAAGGAACTCCAGGGCAGGACATGGGAGCAAATGCCCCGGCAATACCAAAATATGGTTCCGGTGGCGCTGGCCTGA
- a CDS encoding three-Cys-motif partner protein TcmP: MKYDEIGYWSEVKLDIVREYAGVYSRILNAQQKKTSLYYLYIDAFAGAGAHISKRTGDFIKGSPLNALLLNPPFREYHLIDLDSEKVDLLQQMAAAYPEMNVNIHEGDCNEILLREVFPRARYEDYKRALCLLDPYGLHLKWDVLLTAGQMKSIEVFLNFPVADMNRNVLWRNPDKVDPEQAARMTAFWGDESWRQAAYDTTENLFGYEEKTSNEEIVQAFRKRLKKIAGFKYVPEPIPMRNSKGATVYYLFFASQKPAAESIVIDIFNKYRNRGIT; encoded by the coding sequence ATGAAATACGATGAAATCGGCTACTGGTCAGAAGTTAAGCTTGATATCGTCCGGGAATATGCTGGTGTCTACTCCCGGATATTGAATGCACAACAGAAAAAAACCTCTCTGTACTACCTGTACATAGATGCCTTTGCCGGTGCTGGTGCCCATATTTCCAAGCGAACCGGTGATTTTATTAAAGGGAGTCCTCTCAATGCATTACTTTTGAATCCTCCTTTTCGGGAATATCACCTGATCGATTTGGATAGTGAAAAGGTTGATCTACTCCAGCAGATGGCTGCGGCATATCCGGAAATGAACGTGAACATCCATGAAGGAGACTGCAACGAGATTCTTCTCCGCGAAGTTTTCCCTCGTGCCAGATATGAAGATTACAAAAGAGCGCTTTGTCTTCTTGATCCGTACGGATTGCATCTAAAGTGGGATGTCTTGCTCACTGCCGGGCAGATGAAGAGCATAGAAGTCTTTCTTAATTTTCCGGTTGCTGATATGAATCGCAACGTCCTGTGGAGAAACCCGGATAAGGTAGATCCGGAACAGGCGGCGCGCATGACCGCTTTCTGGGGCGATGAATCTTGGCGGCAAGCAGCGTATGATACAACCGAAAATCTATTCGGTTACGAAGAGAAAACATCCAACGAAGAAATTGTGCAGGCTTTTCGAAAAAGATTGAAGAAAATTGCGGGATTCAAATATGTTCCGGAGCCCATTCCCATGCGGAACAGCAAAGGAGCCACCGTATATTACTTGTTCTTTGCCTCGCAGAAACCGGCAGCAGAAAGCATTGTAATCGACATTTTTAACAAATATCGCAACAGAGGGATTACTTGA